Proteins from a single region of Campylobacter concisus:
- a CDS encoding RidA family protein, translating into MKKQISTKNAPQAIGPYSQAISANGFLFISGQLGVTPAGEFAGSSVEAQAEQSLENLKNILAEAGLTFDNAVKTTIFLADMADFVKVNTVYAKFFKEPYPARSTVAVKTLPKDALVEIELIAAY; encoded by the coding sequence ATGAAAAAACAAATCTCAACAAAAAATGCTCCACAAGCGATTGGGCCATATTCTCAAGCTATTAGCGCAAATGGATTTTTATTTATCTCAGGTCAGCTTGGTGTCACACCAGCGGGTGAGTTTGCAGGTAGTAGCGTAGAAGCTCAAGCTGAGCAATCTCTTGAAAATTTAAAAAATATCTTGGCTGAAGCAGGGCTTACTTTTGATAATGCTGTAAAGACTACAATATTTCTAGCGGATATGGCAGATTTTGTTAAAGTAAATACTGTGTATGCTAAATTTTTTAAAGAGCCTTATCCTGCCAGAAGCACAGTAGCCGTTAAAACCTTGCCAAAAGATGCGCTTGTGGAAATAGAGCTTATCGCGGCTTATTAA